The Virgibacillus dokdonensis genome includes a window with the following:
- a CDS encoding SagB family peptide dehydrogenase, which translates to MKTIQKIAAKDIGKAVRHDPQFQLPKLPYFPTNTVQVPIENGVIFDGVNQKQVLRGRLTKEFLPTLLKQLDGKKTLEDLEHILPEHTVETKYDAIALLYSRGLIQGRQNNQQDTALSKYFERHLDQTRFNTTAAEAMEILKSTELIIHSTDSDIEEYLEELAKYPIRYRQYTEYTDTSDVEGMSRIGIGICNNIEDLDQFMEFDKQMRKREIPWILIVNNSPYVFIGPYFCKKDSLCFHCYLNQINIEKDHTNSNENIHFMSASASTVIIDLINFISRISPSKIHQGVKIINIKHLTGEFHYIVKQPYCEQCDVKKGSPAIFNKIIELESKIAFPPPDLLNPKDHQNHYKTSNLALAKESKGYYSAPKRPLKNNEKLPDLNSTREKNTYSTDNLAKLFLYTVGFNRESVEYKEGKAKRWTPTGGNLGSENVYFVNKRIEDLGIGTYFYQESNHCLATLPNHVIDELETHCTEDMSNTLGYVILTGDFSKVAQKYYDFAYKVIHFDAGVALTQFRTVAHYLNLGVGEIHVNEEKVGQALGIDNLNEIITVVLTIKVGDKNDHI; encoded by the coding sequence TTGAAAACAATACAAAAAATAGCGGCAAAGGATATCGGTAAGGCAGTAAGACATGACCCGCAGTTTCAGCTCCCAAAACTTCCTTATTTTCCAACGAATACAGTACAAGTACCTATCGAAAATGGAGTGATTTTTGATGGGGTCAATCAAAAGCAAGTTTTAAGGGGGAGGTTGACGAAAGAATTTTTGCCCACATTATTAAAACAATTAGATGGTAAAAAAACACTGGAAGATTTGGAACATATTTTACCTGAGCACACGGTAGAAACGAAGTATGATGCCATAGCATTGTTATATAGTCGCGGTCTTATACAAGGCAGACAAAATAATCAGCAGGATACAGCATTAAGTAAATATTTCGAGCGACACTTGGATCAGACACGTTTTAATACAACTGCGGCAGAGGCAATGGAAATCTTGAAAAGTACAGAATTAATCATTCATTCAACGGATAGTGACATAGAGGAATATTTGGAGGAGTTAGCTAAATATCCAATTCGATATAGACAGTACACTGAATATACGGACACTAGTGATGTTGAGGGCATGAGTAGAATTGGTATAGGTATTTGTAATAATATCGAAGACCTTGATCAATTCATGGAATTTGATAAACAAATGAGAAAGCGGGAGATTCCATGGATTCTGATTGTAAATAACAGTCCATATGTGTTTATAGGGCCGTACTTTTGCAAGAAGGACTCTCTTTGCTTTCATTGTTACTTAAACCAAATCAATATAGAAAAGGATCACACGAATTCAAATGAAAATATTCATTTTATGTCAGCAAGCGCTTCAACAGTTATCATCGATCTCATAAATTTTATCAGCAGAATATCCCCTTCGAAAATTCACCAAGGCGTAAAGATCATTAATATTAAGCACCTCACCGGAGAATTTCATTATATCGTTAAACAACCTTATTGTGAACAATGCGACGTAAAAAAAGGGTCGCCAGCTATATTTAATAAAATTATAGAGTTGGAAAGTAAAATAGCTTTTCCTCCTCCCGACTTATTGAATCCAAAGGACCATCAAAATCATTATAAAACTAGTAACTTAGCGCTTGCTAAAGAGTCTAAGGGGTATTATAGTGCTCCGAAAAGACCTTTAAAAAATAATGAAAAATTGCCTGATTTAAATTCCACACGAGAAAAAAATACCTATTCTACAGACAATCTAGCGAAGTTATTTCTTTATACAGTTGGATTTAATAGAGAAAGTGTAGAGTATAAAGAAGGTAAAGCAAAACGTTGGACGCCTACTGGGGGGAATCTCGGATCAGAAAATGTCTACTTTGTTAATAAAAGAATAGAAGATTTAGGAATTGGAACATATTTCTATCAAGAATCTAATCATTGTTTGGCTACATTACCAAATCATGTAATAGATGAATTAGAGACTCATTGCACTGAGGATATGTCGAACACATTGGGATATGTTATTTTAACTGGAGATTTTTCAAAGGTTGCGCAAAAATACTATGATTTTGCATATAAAGTTATACATTTTGATGCGGGAGTTGCATTAACACAATTTCGAACTGTCGCTCACTATCTAAATTTAGGGGTAGGGGAGATTCATGTCAATGAAGAAAAGGTGGGACAGGCCCTAGGGATTGATAATTTAAATGAAATTATAACTGTTGTATTAACAATTAAGGTGGGTGATAAAAATGATCACATTTAA
- a CDS encoding YcaO-like family protein — MNEMKIDALAQPLGGLLTGAYELPNTPGEPQYIMFGCDSGNLSNIARLKNNNYGMPMELPGAGGDVDREEARLKAYAEALERYCNAVYTEDQFIFATANELGEEALNLDTVPICSEQELASPYCPVRKPDKNEKIRWVKGMSLTQERPIWIPAIMAYLFIPFKSRAEEFYLPISTGTATHTTYNQAIINGINEVIERDAISLTWLHKISWRRIQVDYNKLPKWAQKFYVQNEKIDYLKTYYLDATTDIGVPTIYSIQFSPYNDKISTIVMCTTDLDPLKAYTKITRETASVKYALQNRFPKTSNIDHFRDVFDGALYMGKPDKMKEFDFLTSSREEINLLDMKNLSKESSAMELSFLINKLKEKNLEVFVVDLTTDEALRCGFRTVKVIIPGLQPLSFVHRARYLGHNRVYDAAINLGLGDRKESSINSNPSPFA; from the coding sequence ATGAATGAAATGAAGATTGATGCACTAGCTCAACCATTAGGTGGACTACTTACAGGAGCATACGAACTTCCTAACACACCCGGGGAACCACAATATATAATGTTTGGATGTGATTCAGGAAATTTAAGTAACATCGCCAGGCTAAAAAATAATAATTATGGCATGCCAATGGAGTTACCAGGGGCGGGAGGGGATGTCGACAGAGAAGAGGCTAGGCTTAAGGCATATGCAGAGGCGCTTGAAAGGTACTGTAATGCTGTTTATACAGAAGATCAATTTATTTTTGCTACGGCCAATGAGTTGGGAGAAGAAGCATTAAATCTAGATACAGTCCCGATATGTTCTGAACAAGAATTAGCCAGTCCATATTGTCCAGTAAGAAAACCAGATAAAAATGAGAAAATTCGTTGGGTAAAAGGAATGTCCTTAACTCAAGAGCGACCTATATGGATTCCAGCAATTATGGCTTATTTATTCATCCCCTTTAAAAGTCGTGCAGAAGAGTTCTATTTACCAATCTCAACTGGAACCGCAACTCATACAACATATAATCAAGCTATAATAAATGGAATCAATGAAGTCATAGAGCGGGATGCAATTTCATTAACATGGTTACATAAAATCTCATGGCGGAGAATACAGGTAGATTATAATAAATTACCAAAATGGGCCCAAAAGTTCTATGTGCAAAATGAAAAAATTGATTATCTTAAAACATATTATTTAGATGCTACAACTGATATTGGTGTACCGACAATTTATTCAATCCAGTTCTCTCCATACAATGATAAAATTTCAACCATCGTCATGTGTACTACAGACTTAGACCCTTTAAAAGCTTATACAAAAATTACCCGTGAAACAGCTTCAGTAAAGTATGCATTACAAAATAGGTTCCCCAAAACATCAAATATAGATCATTTTAGGGATGTCTTTGATGGTGCTCTTTATATGGGGAAACCAGATAAAATGAAAGAGTTTGATTTTTTAACTAGTTCGAGGGAAGAGATTAATTTATTAGATATGAAGAATTTATCGAAAGAATCTTCAGCTATGGAGCTATCCTTTTTAATTAACAAACTAAAAGAAAAAAATTTAGAGGTTTTTGTAGTGGATCTTACTACAGATGAGGCGCTTAGGTGTGGATTTAGAACTGTCAAGGTTATTATACCAGGGTTACAGCCCTTATCCTTTGTGCACAGAGCAAGATACTTGGGGCATAATAGAGTATACGATGCAGCAATAAATTTAGGACTTGGGGATAGAAAAGAGTCTTCAATAAATTCGAATCCGAGTCCATTTGCATAG
- a CDS encoding helix-turn-helix domain-containing protein has protein sequence MNLVHIGSFIKLHRLKCKMTQEELSEGIVSLSYLSKIENQKTNASPEILQLLCDRLGIEISEDTDIEEKCKQKNSYKSLTINLIGHMM, from the coding sequence GTGAATCTAGTGCATATTGGCTCATTTATTAAATTGCACCGATTGAAATGCAAGATGACACAAGAAGAATTATCGGAGGGTATCGTTTCCTTGTCCTATCTATCAAAAATAGAGAATCAAAAGACGAATGCAAGTCCTGAAATTCTCCAGTTACTCTGTGATCGATTAGGGATTGAAATTTCGGAAGATACAGATATAGAAGAGAAGTGTAAACAGAAAAACAGCTATAAGTCATTGACAATAAACCTTATCGGGCATATGATGTGA
- a CDS encoding LCP family glycopolymer transferase yields MKRSERKKSRKLWLKIPLAIILILVLGGGAYAFSIYNNAKSTVNDKINEPVDTIDTKVAKKKIKATEPLNILLLGVDQRGGDRGRSDALMVLSLNPKEDTMQLVSIPRDTRTTIVGKGVQDKINHAYAFGGADMSVATVENFLDIDLDYYVRMNMEGLEELVDQLGTIHVDNEVEWDDGNYHFTKGPVEMDGDKTTHFVRMRKQDPAGDFGRTERQRKVIEGIINKGASVGSVNKINGVIDVLGNNMATNMDFDDMQDLLFGYKDVRKNVNSYMMQGSGTNIGGIYYYQVPAEEVAKVHDMIAGV; encoded by the coding sequence ATGAAACGAAGTGAACGCAAAAAATCTCGTAAGCTATGGCTAAAAATCCCGCTTGCGATTATCTTAATTCTTGTACTTGGCGGGGGTGCGTATGCATTTTCGATTTACAATAATGCAAAGTCGACTGTAAATGACAAAATTAATGAACCAGTAGATACCATTGATACAAAAGTAGCAAAGAAGAAAATTAAGGCGACAGAACCATTGAATATCTTGTTGCTTGGTGTCGATCAACGAGGCGGCGATCGTGGCCGTTCAGATGCATTAATGGTGCTTTCGTTAAATCCAAAAGAAGATACCATGCAATTGGTAAGCATACCACGTGATACAAGAACGACGATTGTTGGGAAAGGTGTCCAAGATAAGATTAATCACGCCTATGCTTTTGGTGGGGCGGATATGTCTGTAGCTACAGTGGAGAACTTCCTTGATATTGATTTAGATTACTATGTACGTATGAATATGGAAGGTTTAGAGGAACTTGTCGATCAATTAGGAACGATTCATGTCGATAATGAAGTTGAATGGGATGACGGCAATTATCACTTTACCAAAGGGCCTGTAGAAATGGATGGCGATAAAACGACGCATTTTGTCCGTATGCGTAAGCAAGACCCAGCAGGTGATTTCGGACGTACAGAACGACAACGCAAAGTAATTGAAGGAATTATTAATAAGGGTGCAAGCGTTGGCTCTGTGAATAAAATTAATGGCGTAATTGATGTACTAGGTAACAACATGGCAACAAATATGGATTTTGATGATATGCAAGATTTGTTATTCGGGTATAAGGACGTACGAAAAAATGTGAACAGCTACATGATGCAAGGAAGCGGCACGAACATTGGCGGTATTTATTATTATCAAGTCCCAGCTGAAGAAGTTGCTAAAGTTCATGATATGATAGCAGGAGTTTAG